A part of Sinorhizobium chiapasense genomic DNA contains:
- a CDS encoding IS1182 family transposase — protein MAGFIEGKDRREQSFLPECLDDYVAEDNPVRVVDVFIDELDWSGLGFAAPAATGRPGYNPATMLKLYLYGYLNQVQSSRRLEREAGRNIELMWLTGKLAPDFKTIADFRRDNGEAIRAICRQFVVLCRQIGLLAGGTVAVDGSRFKAVNTRDKNFTSGAIRRRMEQIDASIERYLALLDTADRQEDEVAEMRRDRLTERLERLRQQMRDLKAMERAIEAAPDRQVSLTDPDARAMATNGKGTGLVGYNLQAAVDTKHHLVVAHEVTNVGHDRTQLASMGQQAKEATGADELTVLADRGYFSGEEVLACDAAGIKAIVPKSLTSSGLKRGFFGKQDFVFDADRDLYVCPAGQELTRGRIRSDRECDVIFYRHLTACSSCELKSRCTPEKLRRIRRWEHEQVIDAMQARLDRMPDAMRVRRQTVEHVFGTIKDWMGRGHFLTRRLPNVGTEMSLHVLAYNLKRAIAILGVPMLMKAMRA, from the coding sequence ATGGCGGGTTTCATCGAGGGGAAGGACCGCCGAGAACAGTCGTTCTTGCCGGAATGCCTCGATGACTATGTCGCCGAAGACAACCCAGTCCGCGTTGTCGATGTCTTCATTGACGAACTGGACTGGAGCGGATTGGGCTTTGCAGCGCCAGCGGCGACAGGGCGGCCGGGCTATAACCCCGCGACGATGCTGAAGCTCTACCTCTATGGCTACCTCAACCAGGTGCAGTCGAGCCGACGACTGGAGCGCGAGGCGGGCCGCAACATCGAGCTGATGTGGCTGACGGGCAAGCTGGCTCCCGACTTCAAGACGATCGCTGATTTCCGGCGTGATAACGGTGAGGCGATCCGCGCCATCTGCCGCCAGTTCGTCGTGCTCTGCCGGCAGATCGGCCTCCTTGCCGGTGGCACAGTTGCGGTGGACGGCAGTCGCTTCAAGGCCGTGAACACGCGCGATAAGAACTTTACGTCCGGCGCGATCCGCCGCCGCATGGAGCAGATCGATGCCAGCATCGAGCGCTACCTGGCCCTGCTTGACACGGCCGATCGTCAGGAGGACGAGGTGGCGGAGATGCGCAGGGATCGCCTGACGGAGCGCCTCGAACGCCTGCGCCAGCAAATGCGCGATCTGAAAGCGATGGAGCGCGCCATCGAGGCAGCACCCGACCGCCAGGTCTCGCTGACCGATCCCGATGCTCGCGCCATGGCCACCAACGGCAAGGGCACCGGCCTTGTCGGCTACAACCTCCAGGCGGCGGTGGACACGAAGCATCATCTGGTCGTGGCGCATGAGGTCACCAATGTCGGTCACGACCGCACCCAACTCGCCAGCATGGGCCAGCAAGCGAAGGAGGCGACCGGCGCGGATGAGCTGACCGTGCTGGCCGATCGCGGCTACTTCTCGGGCGAGGAAGTGCTGGCCTGCGATGCGGCGGGCATAAAGGCCATCGTGCCGAAGTCGCTCACCTCAAGCGGCCTGAAGCGTGGCTTCTTCGGCAAGCAGGACTTCGTCTTCGACGCCGACCGGGATCTGTATGTTTGTCCGGCCGGACAGGAACTGACCAGAGGCAGGATCCGATCGGATCGCGAGTGCGACGTCATCTTCTATCGCCATCTGACCGCCTGTTCGAGCTGCGAACTGAAGTCCCGCTGTACGCCCGAGAAGCTTCGGCGCATCCGGCGCTGGGAGCATGAGCAGGTGATCGACGCCATGCAGGCCAGGCTCGACCGCATGCCCGATGCCATGCGGGTGCGGCGGCAAACGGTCGAGCATGTCTTCGGGACCATCAAGGACTGGATGGGCCGAGGCCACTTCCTCACCCGGCGGCTCCCCAACGTCGGAACCGAGATGAGCCTCCATGTCCTCGCCTACAACCTCAAACGGGCGATCGCCATTCTCGGAGTACCGATGTTGATGAAGGCAATGAGGGCGTGA
- a CDS encoding VOC family protein translates to MSKNTICLWFDKDAEDAARFYSEVFPDSRVTAVFRAPSDYPSGKEGDVLTVEFTVAGIPCLGLNGGPMFKHNEAFSFQIATDDQEETDRYWNAIVGNGGQESACGWCKDKWGISWQITPRVLTDALAAGGAEAKRAFDAMMEMGKIDVAAIEAARRG, encoded by the coding sequence ATGTCGAAGAATACGATTTGCCTCTGGTTCGACAAGGACGCCGAGGATGCCGCCCGCTTCTACTCGGAGGTCTTTCCCGACAGCAGGGTGACTGCCGTCTTCCGCGCGCCGAGCGACTACCCGTCCGGCAAGGAGGGCGACGTGTTGACGGTCGAATTCACGGTTGCCGGCATTCCTTGCCTTGGCCTCAATGGTGGTCCCATGTTCAAGCACAACGAAGCCTTCTCGTTCCAGATCGCCACCGACGATCAGGAGGAGACCGACCGCTACTGGAACGCCATCGTCGGCAATGGCGGCCAGGAGAGCGCGTGCGGCTGGTGCAAGGACAAGTGGGGGATTTCCTGGCAGATCACGCCGCGCGTGCTGACGGACGCGCTTGCGGCCGGCGGCGCCGAAGCAAAGCGTGCCTTCGATGCGATGATGGAGATGGGGAAGATCGACGTCGCCGCGATCGAGGCGGCGCGGCGCGGCTGA
- a CDS encoding glutathione S-transferase family protein encodes MTITITAFERSPDRGAGLARDMRVRWALEEVGQPYDVRLLSFKAMKQPAHLALQPFGQIPTYEEGDLALFESGAIVFHIAERHGGLLPDDANARARAITWMFAALNTVEPPVFDRALCRILERDKPWYEQRLRALEDSIRNRLGALSRRLGDADWLDGAFSAGDLLMVTVLLRLKGSDILNEYPNLSAYVARGGARPAYKRAFDAQLAVFAAASSE; translated from the coding sequence ATGACTATCACCATTACCGCCTTTGAACGGTCGCCCGACCGAGGCGCGGGTCTGGCGCGCGACATGCGCGTTCGCTGGGCGCTCGAAGAAGTGGGCCAGCCTTACGACGTTCGTCTTCTTTCGTTCAAGGCGATGAAGCAACCCGCGCATCTCGCCCTCCAGCCTTTCGGCCAGATCCCCACCTACGAAGAAGGCGATCTCGCCCTGTTCGAGTCCGGGGCGATCGTGTTCCACATCGCGGAGCGCCACGGCGGCCTGCTGCCGGACGATGCGAATGCCCGGGCGCGCGCGATCACATGGATGTTTGCCGCGCTCAACACGGTGGAGCCGCCGGTCTTCGACCGCGCCCTCTGTCGGATCCTCGAGCGCGACAAGCCTTGGTACGAACAGCGTCTGCGTGCCCTCGAGGACAGCATCCGGAACCGGCTGGGCGCCCTTTCCCGTCGCCTTGGCGATGCCGACTGGCTCGACGGTGCGTTCAGCGCCGGTGACCTGCTGATGGTGACCGTGCTGCTCAGGTTGAAAGGATCGGATATACTCAACGAATATCCGAACCTTTCCGCCTATGTCGCCCGCGGCGGAGCGCGGCCCGCATACAAGCGTGCTTTCGACGCCCAGCTTGCGGTTTTCGCGGCCGCATCGAGCGAGTGA
- a CDS encoding DUF2277 domain-containing protein encodes MCRNIKPLFNFDPPATDEEIHDAALQFVRKLSGTTRPSKRNEAAFDRAVRSIAQCARELIDSLETSQPPRDREEEAAKARARSAARFA; translated from the coding sequence ATGTGCAGAAACATCAAACCCCTGTTCAATTTCGATCCGCCGGCGACGGACGAGGAAATCCACGATGCGGCGTTGCAGTTCGTGCGCAAACTGAGCGGAACGACCAGACCGTCGAAGCGGAATGAAGCGGCGTTCGATCGCGCGGTGCGTTCTATCGCGCAATGCGCCCGCGAACTCATCGATTCGCTGGAGACGTCGCAACCGCCCCGCGACCGTGAAGAAGAAGCGGCGAAGGCGCGCGCGAGAAGCGCAGCCCGGTTCGCGTGA
- a CDS encoding DUF6494 family protein: MSEDAFNMSIRKFLKEVGVTSQRKIEEIVREGQTGGKKLKVRMTLTAEGTGLNHVVDGEIELP, translated from the coding sequence ATGAGTGAAGACGCCTTCAACATGTCGATCCGCAAGTTCCTGAAGGAAGTCGGTGTGACCTCGCAGCGCAAGATCGAGGAGATCGTGCGCGAAGGGCAGACCGGCGGCAAGAAGTTGAAGGTCCGCATGACGCTGACGGCGGAAGGCACCGGTCTCAACCACGTGGTGGACGGCGAGATCGAACTTCCCTGA
- a CDS encoding isochorismatase family cysteine hydrolase: MLGREMKFIQKLSTAILAGAVILAGAGASMAAQPVVDFYQDPAKPALTKGNMKLDVSKAALVVIDAQNDFMSPEGTAWPVLGEAVTERNVIPHLDQLFAAAKQAGMVVALSPHHYYEWDHTWKVQGPLEIFQHELGIFDRKGPYTLEGFEGSGADFLPQFKKYIEDGKTIIASPHKLYGPQQNDLSFQLRKQGVTQIVLAGMLANMCVESHLREFLEEGFEVAVIRDAVAAPKLPEGDGNLAALINFRYMANGLWTTDEAVKMIAP, from the coding sequence ATGTTAGGTCGTGAAATGAAATTCATTCAGAAATTGAGCACAGCGATCCTCGCCGGCGCGGTTATTCTCGCTGGGGCCGGCGCTTCCATGGCCGCGCAGCCGGTTGTCGATTTCTACCAGGACCCCGCCAAACCGGCACTAACCAAGGGGAACATGAAACTTGACGTCTCGAAGGCGGCGCTCGTTGTTATCGACGCGCAGAACGACTTCATGAGCCCTGAAGGGACTGCCTGGCCGGTCCTGGGCGAAGCCGTCACCGAACGCAATGTCATTCCCCATCTTGATCAGCTCTTCGCCGCAGCAAAGCAGGCAGGAATGGTCGTCGCACTATCGCCTCATCATTACTACGAGTGGGATCACACGTGGAAGGTGCAGGGGCCTCTCGAAATATTCCAACATGAGCTTGGCATATTCGATAGAAAAGGCCCCTATACACTGGAGGGTTTCGAGGGCTCGGGGGCAGACTTCTTGCCGCAGTTCAAGAAATACATAGAGGATGGCAAGACTATCATCGCCTCGCCTCACAAGCTGTACGGGCCGCAGCAAAACGATCTTTCCTTCCAGCTCCGCAAACAGGGCGTCACTCAGATCGTCCTTGCCGGGATGCTCGCCAACATGTGCGTTGAATCGCATCTTCGCGAGTTTCTCGAAGAAGGATTTGAAGTCGCAGTTATTCGAGACGCCGTAGCCGCGCCGAAGTTGCCTGAAGGCGACGGCAACCTCGCGGCATTGATCAACTTCCGATATATGGCAAACGGACTTTGGACGACCGATGAAGCGGTTAAGATGATAGCGCCGTAG
- a CDS encoding alpha/beta fold hydrolase — translation MGIVKTKDDVEIFYKDWGPRDAQPIVFHHGWPLSADDWDTQMLYFLAQGYRVVAHDRRGHGRSAQVSDGHDMDHYAADVAAVVEHLDLRNAVHIGHSTGGGEATHYVARYGQPQGRVAKLVLIGAVPPIMVKTPANPGGLPIEVFDGLRKALAANRSQFYVDLPTGPFYSFNRPGATPIPAVIQNWWRQGMMGGAKAHYDGIKAFSETDFTEDLKIIDVPTLVMHGDDDQIVPIADSAPLSAKLLKNSTLKIYKNLPHGMCTTHADVVNPDLLAFVKA, via the coding sequence ATGGGCATTGTTAAAACCAAGGACGACGTCGAGATTTTTTACAAGGACTGGGGTCCCCGCGACGCTCAGCCGATCGTCTTTCACCATGGCTGGCCGCTGAGCGCAGACGACTGGGATACGCAGATGCTCTATTTCCTCGCGCAAGGCTATCGCGTCGTCGCCCATGATCGACGCGGCCACGGCCGCTCCGCCCAGGTCAGCGACGGTCACGACATGGATCACTACGCGGCCGATGTCGCCGCCGTGGTCGAGCATCTCGACCTCAGAAATGCAGTCCATATCGGCCACTCCACCGGTGGCGGCGAGGCGACGCACTACGTGGCCCGTTACGGCCAGCCCCAGGGCCGCGTCGCCAAGCTGGTGCTGATCGGCGCCGTGCCGCCGATCATGGTCAAGACGCCGGCCAATCCCGGCGGCCTGCCGATCGAGGTGTTCGATGGTCTGCGCAAGGCGCTCGCTGCCAACCGCTCGCAGTTCTATGTCGATTTGCCCACAGGTCCCTTCTACAGCTTCAACCGGCCGGGAGCGACACCGATTCCTGCGGTGATCCAGAACTGGTGGCGCCAGGGCATGATGGGTGGCGCCAAGGCGCATTACGACGGCATCAAGGCGTTCTCCGAGACCGATTTCACTGAGGATCTCAAGATCATCGACGTGCCGACGCTCGTCATGCACGGCGATGACGATCAGATCGTACCGATAGCGGATTCCGCTCCGCTCTCCGCCAAACTCCTCAAGAACAGCACCCTCAAGATCTACAAAAATCTCCCACACGGCATGTGCACCACCCATGCCGATGTCGTGAACCCCGACCTGCTCGCCTTTGTGAAGGCATAG
- a CDS encoding GlxA family transcriptional regulator — protein sequence MARHVTFLVYPGFVLLDLSGPLEVLSNAGEISGKPYGLRVASVTGGLVRSTCDLEVATVPLKIEATDTFIVVGGREPPEGPWVSEIANAVRGASAQARRTASVCTGAFLLAESGLLDGRAATTHWFYAPKLQARYPALQVDGDRIFTSDNGVWTSAGMSAGIDMTLALVEEDLGKETAQAVARMLVVYYRRPGGQYQFSSLLDFDPGSDRIRKALSYARENLAENLSVERLAEVAHLSVRQFGRAFSSSTGMTPAKAVERLRVEAARPLIEEGRLSFDEIGRLVGFTDPDRMAQSFIRIFGHTPQEMRRVARQAAAAERTA from the coding sequence ATGGCCCGTCACGTGACATTTCTCGTCTATCCGGGATTCGTGCTGCTCGACCTCAGCGGCCCGCTTGAGGTGCTGTCCAATGCCGGCGAGATATCGGGGAAGCCCTACGGTCTCCGGGTTGCGTCCGTCACAGGAGGATTGGTGCGCAGCACCTGCGATCTGGAGGTTGCAACGGTACCGCTGAAGATCGAGGCGACCGACACGTTCATTGTCGTCGGCGGGCGGGAACCGCCGGAAGGGCCGTGGGTGAGCGAGATCGCGAATGCCGTTCGGGGCGCGTCCGCACAGGCCCGCCGCACCGCGAGCGTCTGCACGGGTGCTTTCCTGCTGGCCGAAAGCGGACTCCTGGACGGGCGCGCCGCGACGACCCATTGGTTCTACGCGCCGAAGCTGCAGGCCCGATATCCGGCACTCCAGGTCGATGGCGACCGCATCTTCACCAGCGATAATGGCGTGTGGACGTCGGCAGGCATGTCGGCAGGCATCGATATGACGCTCGCCCTCGTCGAGGAAGATCTCGGTAAGGAGACAGCGCAGGCGGTTGCGCGCATGCTTGTGGTCTACTACCGGCGACCGGGCGGTCAGTATCAGTTCTCGTCGTTGCTCGACTTCGATCCCGGCTCCGATCGCATCCGCAAGGCGCTGAGCTATGCGCGGGAAAATCTGGCCGAAAACCTTTCGGTGGAGCGTCTCGCCGAAGTCGCGCACCTGAGCGTCCGCCAGTTCGGGCGTGCCTTCTCCTCTTCCACCGGCATGACGCCGGCCAAGGCGGTCGAGCGGCTCCGCGTGGAGGCGGCGCGTCCCCTGATCGAGGAGGGCCGGCTGTCCTTCGACGAGATCGGCCGTCTCGTCGGGTTCACCGATCCGGATCGCATGGCCCAGAGCTTCATCCGGATCTTCGGCCATACGCCACAGGAGATGCGGCGTGTGGCCAGACAGGCTGCCGCTGCAGAGCGGACGGCATGA
- a CDS encoding glutathione S-transferase N-terminal domain-containing protein: protein MTLNHPIFTRWPARYPDRLQLFSAPTPNGVKVGIMLEETGLAYEPHRIDIMANENHDPAFLALNPNGKIPAIYDPDGPSSTPLALFESGAILLYLADKTGQFIPADPNIRYETIQWVMWQMGGVGPMFGQVGFFNKFAGKAYDDKRPRDRYVAESARLLGVLDERLAGRDWVMGADYSIADISLLGWVRNLIGFYEARELVGFDRFLHVQAWLDRGLARPAVQRGLKVTAA, encoded by the coding sequence GTGACACTCAATCATCCAATTTTCACGCGCTGGCCGGCGCGGTACCCTGATCGGCTGCAACTCTTTTCCGCCCCGACGCCCAATGGGGTGAAGGTCGGCATCATGCTGGAAGAGACGGGCCTCGCCTACGAGCCGCACCGGATCGACATCATGGCGAACGAAAACCACGACCCGGCCTTTCTCGCCCTCAACCCCAACGGCAAGATTCCCGCAATCTACGACCCCGACGGGCCGAGCAGTACGCCGCTTGCGCTATTCGAATCGGGCGCGATCCTCCTCTATCTCGCCGACAAGACGGGACAATTTATCCCGGCCGATCCGAACATCCGCTACGAGACGATCCAGTGGGTGATGTGGCAGATGGGCGGAGTCGGGCCGATGTTCGGCCAGGTCGGCTTCTTCAACAAATTCGCCGGCAAGGCCTATGACGACAAGCGCCCGCGCGACCGCTACGTAGCCGAATCAGCGCGGTTGCTCGGTGTCCTCGACGAACGGCTCGCGGGTCGCGACTGGGTGATGGGCGCTGACTACAGCATCGCCGATATTTCGCTGCTCGGCTGGGTGCGCAACCTGATCGGCTTTTACGAAGCGCGCGAGCTCGTCGGCTTTGACCGCTTTCTTCATGTGCAGGCGTGGCTCGACCGCGGCCTCGCGCGTCCGGCGGTGCAGCGCGGGCTGAAAGTGACGGCGGCCTAG
- a CDS encoding carboxymuconolactone decarboxylase family protein, whose product MARAIALTPEQVPAESKPTLDAFTRNIGFTPSMMATFAQSPIAFNAWATLLGSLSKALDVKTRDSIGLAVSEVNGCNYCLAVHSFTAEHMAKLPADEIILARKGHASDPKRDAAVQFARKVIETRGQVTDADLKAVRDAGYTDANVMEIVALVAMYSLTNFFNNVFDPEKDFPAVTPAGSI is encoded by the coding sequence ATGGCGAGAGCTATAGCCTTAACGCCGGAACAGGTGCCGGCTGAATCGAAACCGACCCTCGATGCGTTCACCAGGAACATCGGGTTCACCCCAAGTATGATGGCGACCTTCGCGCAGAGCCCGATCGCGTTCAACGCATGGGCCACACTGCTCGGCTCCTTGAGCAAGGCGCTCGACGTGAAGACGCGTGACAGCATCGGCCTCGCTGTCTCCGAAGTGAATGGCTGCAACTACTGCCTGGCGGTTCACAGCTTTACGGCCGAACATATGGCCAAGCTGCCGGCCGATGAAATCATTCTCGCTCGGAAGGGCCATGCCAGCGACCCGAAGCGGGACGCCGCCGTCCAGTTCGCGCGCAAAGTCATCGAAACCCGAGGGCAGGTCACTGACGCCGATCTGAAAGCCGTCCGCGATGCCGGCTACACGGATGCGAACGTGATGGAGATCGTCGCGCTGGTGGCCATGTACTCCCTGACGAACTTCTTCAATAACGTGTTCGATCCCGAGAAGGACTTTCCGGCCGTTACACCGGCCGGCTCGATCTGA
- a CDS encoding nitroreductase family protein, which produces MTNPVIETILSRSAAKYYDSAATLSDDQIRELVRIGTSAPTSFHLQNWRFIAVRTPETKARLLPIAWNQPAISDAAVTFIIVGQLADASTIPQRLAPVVEAGIMPAHLVPDWELPARGLYFEQPQRQRDEAVRSATFGAAAIIYAARSLGLGSTPMIGFDDVAVHREFGLAEDEVPVMLLTVGPERTGNWPQKPRLPVADVLDFA; this is translated from the coding sequence ATGACCAACCCCGTGATCGAAACCATTTTGAGCCGCAGTGCCGCCAAATATTATGACTCTGCCGCTACCCTGAGCGACGATCAAATTCGTGAGCTGGTGCGTATCGGCACCAGCGCGCCGACATCCTTTCACTTGCAGAACTGGCGCTTCATCGCCGTACGCACGCCTGAAACCAAAGCCCGCTTACTGCCGATCGCCTGGAATCAGCCAGCGATCAGCGATGCGGCCGTTACTTTCATCATCGTCGGCCAGCTAGCCGATGCCAGCACAATACCACAGCGCCTGGCACCGGTCGTGGAAGCGGGCATCATGCCGGCACACCTGGTGCCGGATTGGGAACTCCCCGCGCGCGGTCTGTATTTCGAGCAGCCGCAGCGCCAGCGCGACGAGGCGGTACGCTCCGCCACCTTTGGGGCCGCCGCGATAATCTATGCGGCCCGCTCGCTGGGCCTTGGTTCGACGCCGATGATCGGTTTCGACGACGTTGCGGTGCACCGCGAGTTCGGCCTGGCCGAGGACGAAGTGCCGGTCATGCTGCTGACCGTAGGGCCCGAGCGCACCGGGAACTGGCCGCAGAAGCCGCGCCTGCCGGTGGCCGATGTACTGGACTTCGCATAA
- a CDS encoding AraC family transcriptional regulator, translating to MSEVDWLSHLLQMITITGQLEVRCAYGAPWRVAWPRSAAHEIPYHVVLKGRAIIENPETETAKELVDGDIVLLPHGSAHVLHDGSGEAPGRTYERRGSAGWTLSENDGQGEPLDLLCGRFFIGPPHDRLIRNYLPTNLVVRAMDSHGEEGTGSASNHLAGLVGLMRMESAGDKAGGRAILNALSSALFTLVLRAASESEQAPAGLLALAGHPRLAPAISALFADPTRPWKLTDLADLCSMSRATFMRHFQDKLGRSAADLLTDIRMSLAANELKKPAMTTEAVAESVGYQSLSAFRRVFTERMGMTPGEWRRLAHEGG from the coding sequence ATGTCTGAAGTCGACTGGCTGAGCCATCTCTTGCAAATGATCACCATCACCGGCCAGCTGGAGGTCCGCTGCGCCTACGGTGCGCCATGGCGTGTGGCCTGGCCCCGGTCCGCGGCGCACGAGATTCCCTACCACGTCGTGCTCAAGGGCCGAGCCATTATCGAGAATCCGGAGACGGAGACGGCCAAGGAGCTGGTGGACGGAGATATCGTGCTGTTGCCTCACGGGTCGGCGCACGTGCTGCACGATGGCAGCGGTGAGGCGCCGGGCCGTACCTACGAACGCCGGGGCTCCGCCGGATGGACGCTCAGCGAGAATGACGGACAGGGCGAGCCTCTGGATCTGCTGTGTGGGCGATTTTTCATCGGGCCGCCTCATGATCGGCTGATCCGCAATTACCTACCCACGAATCTGGTGGTACGGGCCATGGACAGCCATGGTGAAGAGGGTACTGGCTCCGCTTCGAACCATCTGGCCGGTCTCGTAGGACTGATGCGGATGGAGTCCGCTGGCGACAAAGCGGGAGGACGCGCCATTCTCAACGCACTTTCTTCGGCCCTGTTCACACTGGTACTGCGCGCGGCAAGCGAATCCGAGCAAGCCCCGGCAGGCTTGTTGGCGCTGGCCGGCCATCCACGACTGGCCCCGGCCATTTCAGCTTTGTTCGCCGATCCGACGCGGCCCTGGAAGCTGACCGATCTGGCCGACTTGTGCAGCATGTCGCGCGCCACCTTCATGCGGCACTTTCAGGACAAGCTGGGACGCTCGGCCGCCGATCTATTGACGGATATCCGGATGAGCCTGGCCGCCAACGAGCTGAAGAAGCCGGCGATGACCACCGAGGCCGTGGCCGAGTCGGTCGGGTATCAATCCCTGTCGGCATTCCGGCGTGTGTTCACCGAGCGGATGGGGATGACGCCGGGGGAATGGCGCCGGCTGGCACACGAGGGCGGCTAG
- a CDS encoding pyrroline-5-carboxylate reductase produces MKLGFIGTGALTSAIVTGLKSLADDSVSVLLSPRNAEIAAGLSSRYPDVRVATDNQAVLDDCDTVMLAVRPQVAHEVLSELRFRRDHHVVSLIATLSREEIAVLTAPAEKVTKALPMPMIAYGQGATIIYPPDPGTAALFGKLGKAIEIEEPGEFDALSVVTATYATYFKYLDTIHGWLKDRGVGEARARDYIATLFKALAHAPEMAPDAGFMHLAEEYATRGGLNEQVLREMTDRKVFDLFGQSLDGVHRRISKS; encoded by the coding sequence ATGAAACTCGGCTTCATCGGCACCGGTGCGCTCACATCCGCGATTGTTACCGGGCTAAAATCCCTCGCGGATGATTCCGTGTCCGTTCTCTTGTCGCCTCGCAATGCAGAAATCGCGGCCGGGCTGTCTTCGCGCTATCCGGACGTGCGCGTTGCAACCGATAATCAGGCGGTTCTCGACGATTGCGACACGGTCATGCTTGCGGTTCGGCCGCAGGTTGCGCATGAAGTGCTTTCAGAATTGCGGTTCCGCCGTGACCATCACGTCGTCAGCCTGATCGCCACGCTGTCCCGCGAGGAAATCGCGGTTTTGACCGCGCCGGCGGAAAAGGTGACGAAAGCACTCCCGATGCCGATGATCGCTTACGGGCAGGGTGCGACAATCATCTACCCGCCCGATCCGGGCACGGCCGCTTTGTTCGGCAAGCTGGGAAAGGCGATCGAGATCGAGGAGCCAGGTGAATTCGACGCACTGAGCGTCGTTACCGCGACCTATGCCACCTATTTCAAATACCTCGATACAATCCATGGATGGCTGAAAGACCGCGGCGTCGGCGAGGCGAGGGCGCGCGACTACATCGCCACCCTGTTCAAGGCCCTGGCGCACGCACCGGAAATGGCGCCGGATGCCGGCTTCATGCATCTGGCGGAAGAATATGCAACGCGCGGCGGCCTCAACGAACAGGTCTTGCGCGAAATGACGGATCGCAAGGTATTCGATCTTTTTGGGCAAAGCCTGGACGGTGTGCATCGGCGCATTTCGAAATCCTGA
- a CDS encoding group III truncated hemoglobin — MNDELQARAAHSAAIRERAEAEMKAIGIDDAFIGRLVDTFYARVLAHPELGPVFDARLSGRWPEHMEKMKSFWSSVAFRSGAYGGKPVQAHLGIANMKPELFPKWLALFATTLDDIAPNNDAKAWFMTTAERIARSLTLSLFYNPALDDPALKRS, encoded by the coding sequence ATGAACGACGAATTGCAGGCGCGAGCTGCGCACTCCGCAGCGATCCGCGAACGCGCGGAAGCAGAGATGAAGGCGATCGGGATCGACGACGCGTTCATCGGTCGGCTGGTCGACACATTCTATGCCCGCGTGCTTGCGCATCCGGAGCTCGGACCCGTGTTCGACGCAAGGCTTTCGGGGCGCTGGCCGGAGCACATGGAGAAGATGAAAAGCTTCTGGTCTTCCGTTGCCTTCCGTAGCGGCGCCTATGGCGGAAAGCCGGTCCAGGCGCATCTCGGCATCGCCAACATGAAACCGGAGCTTTTCCCGAAATGGCTGGCGCTCTTTGCTACGACGCTTGACGACATCGCACCGAACAACGACGCGAAGGCCTGGTTCATGACCACGGCCGAGCGCATTGCGCGAAGCCTGACGCTGTCACTCTTCTACAATCCGGCGCTCGACGATCCGGCACTCAAGCGTTCCTGA